The following coding sequences are from one Halobacteriovorax sp. JY17 window:
- a CDS encoding glutaminase — protein MQDILDRIERDIQPYFGMGEVANYIPELAKVNPKQFAMSVATIDGEVFSCGDHSKKFSIQSISKVFVLTMAMELLQDELWNRVGREPSGTAFNSLVQLETEQGIPRNPFINAGALVTTDAINQRFTDPYNEILNFVRGLCQNPEIKFDDEVAQSEFQNSERNTALAYFMKSFGNIHSDPIKLLDIYFHHCSIAMNTEDLAKSFLFLANAGVNPLNGEEVISKLKAKRVNSLMLTSGLYDNVGDFAYRVGLPAKSGVGGGIVGVLPGEFSVAVWSPELNLSGNSLIGTKALELFTSYTEKSIF, from the coding sequence GTGCAAGACATCTTAGATAGAATTGAAAGAGATATTCAACCATACTTTGGAATGGGTGAGGTCGCCAATTATATACCAGAGCTTGCGAAAGTGAATCCTAAGCAATTTGCTATGAGTGTTGCGACGATTGATGGAGAGGTTTTCTCCTGCGGTGATCATTCTAAGAAATTCTCTATTCAAAGTATTTCAAAAGTCTTTGTTCTCACTATGGCAATGGAGCTCTTACAAGATGAGCTATGGAACCGAGTTGGGCGTGAGCCATCTGGTACTGCCTTTAACTCCTTAGTTCAACTTGAGACTGAGCAGGGGATTCCAAGAAATCCATTCATCAACGCTGGAGCACTTGTTACAACAGATGCTATTAATCAGAGATTCACTGATCCTTATAATGAAATTTTAAACTTTGTTCGAGGGCTCTGCCAAAATCCAGAAATAAAATTTGATGACGAGGTTGCTCAATCAGAATTTCAAAACTCGGAGAGAAATACGGCACTAGCTTACTTTATGAAGAGCTTTGGAAATATTCACTCTGATCCAATTAAACTCTTAGATATTTACTTTCATCATTGCTCGATCGCTATGAATACGGAAGATCTTGCAAAGTCTTTCTTATTCTTGGCCAATGCTGGTGTCAATCCTCTTAACGGGGAAGAAGTTATTAGTAAGCTCAAGGCGAAGAGAGTAAATTCATTGATGCTCACTTCAGGTCTCTATGACAATGTAGGGGACTTTGCTTATAGGGTAGGTTTACCTGCTAAGAGTGGTGTTGGCGGTGGAATTGTTGGAGTTTTGCCTGGAGAGTTCTCTGTCGCAGTATGGTCTCCTGAATTGAATCTTTCAGGTAACTCGCTTATTGGAACTAAGGCCCTGGAGCTTTTTACGAGTTACACTGAAAAATCAATTTTCTAG
- the dbpA gene encoding ATP-dependent RNA helicase DbpA, which yields MEFKELKLSKELIENLSGLGFSSMTPIQKESLPIILEGADIIGQAKTGSGKTAAFGLGVLNSLNLNSTRPQSLVLCPTRELADQVAKEIRKLARLTSNVKITTVCGGTSEYHQIRSLAHGAHIIVGTPGRVLKFLKDAHFEIDEISSFVLDEADRMLDMGFYESIREIETFLPLERQTLLFSATYPDEIIELSSALQTSPHFVKVDSKQEESTIEQIFFELNSHREKLELLSKLLAKYTPESTVVFCKTKKSCDEVADYLQSERVSALAIHGDHEQRDRTLAMTKFSNKSCLILVATDVAARGIDVKELSLVVNFDLSTDPEVHVHRIGRTGRIGHEGLALSLFVSKEDYKVEAIEEYMNLKFNITHIDDFDAAEGSYQLTPPMTTIFISGGKKDKIRPGDIVGAIIGTSGIDASDIGDITVMNILSYVAISTEKVGAVLEGLSTGKIKKRRFRVGLA from the coding sequence ATGGAATTTAAAGAACTTAAACTATCAAAAGAATTAATCGAAAATCTAAGTGGCCTTGGCTTCTCTTCAATGACTCCTATTCAAAAAGAGAGTCTACCTATAATACTAGAAGGCGCTGATATTATTGGACAGGCTAAGACTGGAAGTGGAAAGACTGCGGCCTTTGGTTTAGGTGTTTTGAACTCTCTAAATTTAAATAGTACCAGACCTCAGTCTCTTGTCCTCTGTCCTACAAGAGAGCTGGCCGATCAGGTCGCGAAAGAAATTAGAAAGCTTGCAAGACTTACTAGTAATGTGAAAATCACTACTGTTTGTGGAGGCACTAGCGAGTATCACCAAATTCGCTCTCTGGCGCACGGGGCTCATATTATTGTGGGAACACCAGGAAGAGTTTTAAAATTCTTAAAAGACGCTCACTTTGAAATCGATGAAATTTCCTCATTTGTTTTAGATGAAGCTGACCGAATGCTCGATATGGGTTTCTATGAATCAATAAGAGAAATTGAAACTTTTCTTCCTTTAGAGAGGCAAACCTTACTCTTCTCTGCAACTTATCCCGATGAAATTATTGAGTTGAGTAGCGCTCTTCAAACAAGTCCTCATTTTGTAAAGGTAGACTCTAAACAAGAAGAAAGCACGATTGAACAAATTTTCTTTGAACTAAATTCTCATAGAGAAAAATTAGAGTTACTTTCAAAGCTCTTGGCCAAGTATACTCCGGAGTCAACGGTAGTCTTTTGTAAGACAAAGAAGAGCTGTGATGAGGTTGCGGACTACTTACAGAGTGAGAGAGTTTCTGCTCTGGCGATTCATGGGGATCATGAGCAGAGGGATAGAACTCTTGCTATGACTAAATTCTCTAATAAGAGTTGTTTGATTCTTGTGGCCACAGATGTTGCTGCGAGAGGAATAGACGTTAAAGAATTAAGCCTGGTCGTTAATTTTGATCTCTCTACTGACCCCGAGGTTCACGTTCACCGAATTGGAAGAACGGGAAGAATTGGGCACGAGGGTCTTGCTCTTAGTCTCTTTGTGTCAAAAGAAGACTATAAAGTTGAGGCCATTGAAGAGTATATGAATTTAAAGTTTAATATCACTCATATTGATGACTTTGACGCAGCGGAGGGGAGCTATCAGCTCACTCCACCTATGACGACGATATTCATCAGTGGAGGAAAGAAGGATAAAATTCGACCAGGGGATATTGTCGGGGCAATTATTGGGACTTCTGGAATAGATGCAAGCGATATAGGGGACATTACTGTAATGAATATTCTTAGCTATGTTGCAATTAGTACTGAGAAAGTTGGGGCAGTTCTAGAAGGGCTGTCGACAGGGAAGATCAAGAAGAGGCGCTTTAGAGTAGGGCTTGCTTAA
- a CDS encoding tRNA-dihydrouridine synthase family protein: MFEPDHHLVLAPIKGVTNYIFRNALEATFGGADSAIAPYIVTKESGELNQRQLFDVDFTKNQLPTTAQILTKEVSQFLHVAKLYKDMGVKKVNLNMGCPYPMVANRTKGSGLLLHPEKVERLLTEIKEKCPIEFTVKIRLGRECTSEIKKIIPIINDLEINDLTIHARLGKQIYKGSVDINGFEECLPLLRTIPTYNGDIKSVTDFNRLSKRMPQIKKWMIGRAALSNPALLSQIRGEVFNEQTYRSKFIKMHQMMSYEYLNSANAKSDYLQRMREHWLYFKDIFENEHKVYKKIKKAKTIDQFHEVIEWAMDQEISENILN, translated from the coding sequence ATGTTTGAACCTGACCACCATCTCGTCTTGGCCCCAATAAAGGGTGTAACGAATTATATTTTTAGAAATGCCCTAGAAGCGACTTTTGGTGGTGCAGACTCAGCAATCGCTCCCTATATCGTGACGAAAGAAAGTGGAGAACTTAATCAAAGACAACTCTTCGATGTTGATTTTACAAAGAATCAACTACCAACAACGGCACAAATCCTCACGAAAGAAGTAAGTCAATTTCTTCATGTAGCAAAACTCTATAAAGATATGGGAGTAAAAAAAGTAAACCTGAATATGGGTTGTCCCTACCCTATGGTGGCCAATAGAACCAAAGGCTCAGGTCTATTGTTACACCCTGAAAAGGTGGAGAGACTTCTAACAGAGATAAAAGAGAAATGTCCAATAGAGTTCACTGTTAAGATAAGACTTGGACGGGAGTGTACAAGTGAGATCAAGAAAATTATTCCCATTATAAATGATTTAGAAATAAATGATCTTACAATTCACGCCAGACTTGGAAAGCAAATCTATAAAGGAAGCGTTGATATAAATGGCTTTGAAGAATGTCTTCCTCTTTTAAGGACTATTCCGACTTACAATGGTGATATAAAATCAGTTACAGACTTCAATAGACTATCAAAGCGCATGCCTCAGATAAAGAAATGGATGATTGGTCGTGCCGCACTTTCAAATCCCGCTCTTCTCTCTCAGATCCGCGGAGAAGTTTTCAATGAGCAAACCTATCGATCTAAATTTATTAAAATGCATCAAATGATGAGTTATGAGTACCTAAACTCTGCTAATGCAAAATCAGATTATTTACAAAGAATGCGAGAGCATTGGCTCTACTTCAAAGATATTTTTGAAAATGAACATAAAGTCTATAAGAAAATAAAAAAGGCCAAAACAATTGATCAATTCCATGAAGTCATTGAGTGGGCCATGGACCAAGAAATTTCAGAAAATATCTTAAACTAA
- a CDS encoding YaeQ family protein: protein MALSSTIYKAEITLSNLNDHYYDDFSLTMAKHPSENEERMMRRLLCFLSCAHKDLEFTKGLSSTDEPELWQKSLTGDILHWIELGEPDEKRIRQASGKSKRVSIFTVNKNTSEQWFLKVRDKVSHEKVNIFHLENLTKEDLTSLVTKSMKLSCTIEDDSLYLSNDERTIHYKIDKKL, encoded by the coding sequence GTGGCACTTAGTTCAACAATTTATAAAGCAGAGATTACTCTTTCAAACTTGAATGATCATTACTATGATGACTTCTCCCTCACTATGGCAAAGCATCCGTCAGAAAATGAAGAGAGAATGATGAGAAGGCTTCTCTGCTTTTTAAGCTGCGCTCATAAAGACCTAGAGTTTACTAAAGGTCTAAGTTCAACTGATGAACCAGAGCTGTGGCAAAAGAGCTTAACAGGAGATATTCTACACTGGATAGAGCTTGGAGAGCCTGATGAAAAACGCATTCGACAAGCCTCAGGAAAGTCTAAGAGAGTTTCAATCTTCACGGTAAATAAGAATACTTCTGAACAGTGGTTTCTAAAGGTGAGAGATAAAGTCTCTCACGAGAAAGTTAATATCTTTCATCTTGAAAACCTTACGAAAGAAGATCTCACAAGTCTTGTGACAAAGAGCATGAAATTAAGCTGTACTATTGAAGATGATTCACTTTATTTATCAAATGATGAAAGGACAATTCACTACAAGATAGATAAGAAGTTATAA
- a CDS encoding DEAD/DEAH box helicase, with product MNNFRDLGLCEEIVNQLTYKAPTAIQSGCISHLLNGKDLLGIAQTGTGKTAAFALPLVQKILKEKINLSSNEVRFLIIAPTRELATQIDQNISSYSAGCGITSTVAIGGVSKEEQLKKLSKGSDFLIATPGRLLDFIRGGEVSFSKLSALVLDEADMMLDYGFLDDVNEIISQLPSERQTILFSATMPKAIADLAKSILRNPIRVEIEPESTVAKRVLEKLYYVSAENKNYLLCSLLNSSKAKRVIVFCKAKYSVPIIVDILEKSGISCTEIHSNRSQRERDQAILDFSEGNVKVLVATDIAARGIDVSDVTHVVNYNLPEDSSYYVHRVGRTARAGRDGVAISLCVEKELPLLRNIQKKISRNIPLVENHPFHEALTSASVEAIKAPKSFNRRKRARRK from the coding sequence ATGAATAATTTTAGAGATTTAGGGTTATGTGAAGAGATTGTAAATCAGCTCACTTACAAAGCCCCAACAGCGATTCAAAGCGGATGTATTTCACACCTTTTAAATGGAAAGGATCTTCTGGGCATTGCTCAAACTGGAACGGGAAAGACTGCGGCCTTTGCGCTCCCTCTTGTTCAAAAGATTCTTAAAGAAAAAATTAATCTATCTTCCAATGAAGTTAGATTTTTAATCATCGCTCCCACAAGAGAGTTGGCTACACAAATTGATCAAAATATTTCATCGTATTCAGCTGGTTGTGGAATTACTTCCACTGTTGCCATTGGTGGGGTGAGTAAAGAAGAGCAATTGAAAAAACTTTCTAAAGGAAGTGATTTTCTCATTGCTACTCCTGGTCGGTTACTTGACTTTATTCGAGGGGGGGAAGTTTCTTTTTCAAAACTTTCTGCCTTAGTTCTTGATGAAGCAGATATGATGCTTGATTATGGCTTTCTTGATGATGTGAATGAAATTATTTCTCAGCTTCCTAGTGAGAGGCAAACTATTTTATTTTCTGCAACTATGCCAAAAGCGATTGCAGATCTTGCAAAGTCAATTTTAAGAAATCCTATTAGAGTTGAGATAGAACCTGAGTCGACTGTTGCCAAGCGAGTCTTAGAAAAACTCTACTATGTCAGTGCTGAAAATAAGAATTATCTTCTCTGTTCTCTTTTAAATTCTTCTAAAGCAAAGAGAGTCATTGTTTTTTGTAAGGCAAAGTATAGTGTGCCAATTATTGTTGATATTTTGGAAAAGAGTGGAATTTCCTGTACTGAAATCCATAGCAATAGAAGTCAAAGAGAAAGAGATCAAGCGATCTTAGATTTTAGTGAAGGGAATGTTAAAGTTCTCGTGGCCACAGATATTGCGGCAAGAGGAATTGATGTTAGTGATGTGACTCATGTGGTGAATTACAATCTTCCTGAAGATTCTAGCTACTATGTTCACCGTGTTGGAAGAACTGCTAGGGCGGGAAGAGATGGAGTGGCCATTTCTCTTTGTGTAGAAAAAGAGCTCCCATTACTTAGAAATATTCAAAAGAAAATTAGTAGAAATATTCCACTAGTTGAAAATCATCCCTTTCATGAAGCACTTACCTCAGCAAGTGTAGAGGCCATTAAAGCACCTAAGAGCTTTAATAGGAGAAAGAGAGCTAGAAGAAAGTAG
- a CDS encoding type II secretion system protein, producing the protein MLKNNKGFTLVQVIVVAGLMGVLSLAFMQMSKNMSDQQNFAESKNDELELKSSIHLLLNDKRYCRVSLAGNGEKGNPEDPVTFKKSENDNEAEGIDISLYNSNIEGTSRTLKRFNGANNPGDNDKSKFGKLTIKSMKLIFNNPDADGALNWDYEDSSSINDVAILRVVIEKKITATTVREMVEDYNLVVNLSSGQTPESSGVSRILSCHKEFLESEKENFSYPSSCSMTLSHSDNGGAFRSTVLDMNSGGFAAIRLRGDVNSDDRFRLSGNCGSGNEIDSYLQQCQLGFGWRDVTDNGSIVNNSPLSSKQYNFSFNSSATLQVSGDVNEDDSFYYRLRCPSGTSTELDDYMKEKCSICMGHTDQWYSSPEKASCKKIQSTSDSSWGRIMTSGDVGSDDALFIGFFCEGEYSPIIKRWTN; encoded by the coding sequence ATGCTCAAAAATAATAAAGGTTTTACGCTTGTTCAAGTCATCGTTGTAGCGGGGCTAATGGGAGTTCTATCTCTGGCATTTATGCAGATGAGTAAGAATATGAGTGATCAGCAAAACTTTGCAGAATCTAAGAATGACGAACTAGAATTAAAGTCTTCCATACATTTACTATTAAACGATAAGAGATATTGTAGAGTGAGCCTTGCTGGAAATGGTGAGAAAGGTAATCCTGAAGATCCTGTTACTTTTAAGAAATCTGAAAATGATAATGAAGCAGAAGGTATTGATATCTCTCTTTATAACTCTAATATTGAAGGAACAAGTAGAACTCTAAAAAGATTTAATGGAGCAAATAATCCAGGTGATAACGATAAGAGTAAATTTGGTAAACTCACGATTAAATCAATGAAATTGATTTTTAATAACCCAGATGCCGATGGTGCTTTAAATTGGGACTACGAAGACTCTTCTTCTATTAATGATGTGGCCATCTTAAGAGTCGTAATTGAGAAGAAAATCACAGCAACAACTGTTAGAGAAATGGTTGAAGATTATAACCTTGTCGTCAATCTCTCTTCGGGACAAACTCCTGAAAGTTCTGGAGTTAGCCGTATTCTTTCATGCCATAAAGAATTCTTAGAGAGCGAGAAGGAGAACTTCTCTTACCCTTCAAGTTGTTCTATGACCCTATCTCATAGTGATAATGGAGGAGCCTTTAGGTCTACTGTTTTAGATATGAACTCAGGAGGTTTTGCAGCTATTCGTTTAAGAGGTGATGTGAACTCTGATGATCGCTTTAGGCTTTCGGGGAATTGCGGATCTGGAAATGAAATAGATTCATATTTACAACAGTGCCAACTTGGTTTTGGGTGGCGTGATGTTACTGACAACGGCTCTATCGTAAATAATTCTCCTCTTTCCAGTAAGCAGTACAACTTCTCATTCAATTCTAGCGCAACACTTCAGGTTTCAGGGGATGTAAACGAAGACGATTCTTTTTATTACCGCTTACGCTGTCCTAGTGGAACATCGACAGAGCTAGATGATTATATGAAGGAGAAGTGTTCTATTTGTATGGGGCATACTGACCAATGGTATTCCTCTCCTGAAAAAGCTTCTTGTAAGAAGATTCAAAGTACTTCTGATAGCTCATGGGGAAGAATTATGACGTCTGGAGATGTCGGGTCCGATGACGCTCTATTCATAGGATTCTTCTGCGAAGGAGAGTATTCACCAATTATAAAGAGGTGGACTAATTAG
- a CDS encoding glutathione S-transferase family protein, translating into MLKFYGFNSQNNKKVIYVAEELNLSYDFQLVNLMERENRTEEFLKMNPVGKVPVLEHDGKYLFESGAICRYLADISDSPLLPSDKFERAQVDQWMEFFTNHLGRWLNSLFFERILKNFLGLGEANQTICEEAEKFSSIQLKIVEKELSKRKYIASDNLSIADLFAYAYVEQMDPLEMSFDQFPNTLKWKNEISKRDSIARAQKNFK; encoded by the coding sequence ATGCTGAAGTTTTACGGTTTTAATTCACAAAATAATAAGAAAGTTATTTATGTCGCTGAAGAGCTAAACCTCTCTTATGATTTTCAATTAGTAAATTTAATGGAAAGAGAAAATCGTACAGAAGAATTTCTAAAAATGAATCCCGTTGGAAAAGTTCCCGTTCTTGAACATGATGGAAAGTATCTCTTTGAGTCAGGGGCCATCTGTAGATACCTTGCAGATATTTCAGACTCTCCCCTACTTCCTTCAGATAAATTCGAAAGGGCACAAGTTGATCAGTGGATGGAATTTTTCACTAATCATCTAGGTCGCTGGCTAAACTCTCTCTTCTTTGAAAGAATACTCAAAAATTTCTTAGGCCTTGGTGAAGCGAACCAAACGATTTGTGAAGAGGCTGAAAAATTTAGTTCAATACAATTAAAGATAGTTGAAAAAGAACTTAGCAAAAGGAAGTATATAGCATCAGATAATCTTAGTATTGCTGATCTCTTTGCCTATGCCTATGTAGAACAAATGGACCCACTTGAAATGTCTTTCGATCAATTTCCAAATACCTTAAAGTGGAAGAATGAAATTTCAAAGAGAGACTCTATTGCAAGGGCCCAGAAGAACTTTAAATAA
- the rlmF gene encoding 23S rRNA (adenine(1618)-N(6))-methyltransferase RlmF, whose protein sequence is MKNEKSKGLHPRSHHNEKYDFSELIKCTPDLERFVSTKPSGELSINFSKPEAINLLNKSLLHHYYGVEKWNVPKGHLCPPIPGRADYLHIIADLLSSTNSDEIPIGEKVKGLDIGVGATCIYPLIGNRTYGWKFVGSDIDSESVNSSKSIVKANKNIKMGAIKVRFQTEQEHIFDNMIQSGEKFDFTMCNPPFHSSLEEAELSAQTKIKNLEKSAKKNGIEVKTNSKNKVSSNFGGNQNELVFPGGEIEFIRKMIKQSAQKKPNVLWFTTLVSKEAHLDTIYQLLKDSKVEEYRTLPMQHGNKEGRIVAWTFQNDQQKASWAKKWEK, encoded by the coding sequence ATGAAAAACGAAAAAAGTAAGGGTCTACACCCTAGAAGTCACCACAACGAAAAGTATGATTTTAGCGAGCTTATAAAGTGTACGCCAGATCTTGAAAGATTTGTTTCAACAAAGCCAAGTGGTGAGCTATCAATAAACTTCTCAAAACCAGAGGCCATTAACCTCTTAAATAAATCTCTACTCCATCACTACTATGGTGTTGAGAAATGGAATGTCCCTAAAGGACATCTCTGTCCACCAATTCCAGGAAGAGCTGACTATCTTCATATCATTGCAGACCTTCTCTCTTCGACTAATAGTGACGAAATTCCGATAGGAGAAAAAGTCAAAGGCCTCGATATTGGAGTTGGAGCAACTTGTATTTATCCCCTTATCGGAAATAGAACTTATGGTTGGAAATTTGTAGGATCTGATATTGATTCAGAGTCTGTGAATTCATCTAAGAGCATTGTTAAAGCAAATAAGAATATAAAAATGGGTGCTATTAAAGTGCGTTTTCAAACAGAACAGGAACATATCTTTGATAATATGATCCAATCTGGAGAAAAGTTTGATTTCACAATGTGTAATCCTCCATTTCATTCTTCCCTAGAGGAAGCTGAATTATCTGCACAAACAAAGATCAAGAATCTTGAAAAGAGTGCAAAGAAAAATGGCATTGAAGTAAAAACGAATTCAAAGAATAAAGTGTCATCAAACTTTGGTGGCAATCAAAATGAACTTGTCTTTCCAGGAGGAGAGATCGAGTTTATAAGAAAAATGATTAAGCAAAGTGCACAGAAAAAACCAAATGTTCTCTGGTTTACGACTCTTGTTTCTAAAGAGGCCCACCTAGATACGATCTACCAACTGCTTAAAGACTCAAAAGTTGAGGAGTATAGAACACTCCCTATGCAACATGGAAATAAAGAAGGTCGAATCGTTGCTTGGACTTTTCAAAATGATCAGCAAAAGGCTTCATGGGCCAAGAAGTGGGAGAAGTAG
- a CDS encoding methyl-accepting chemotaxis protein translates to MSLKNKLIISFLMAGLIPALTIGIMSYKYSSNSLEMEIKEKLVAIRESKSFQIQEMIKIMKTQVKDLAESGLTTGAYINLKAGYDNYTNDIANADAYQAKSDIEKYYKDNFVSEFNKKNANKIDAKVITSTLNDTSLLLQRDFIANNSNKAGEKYKLMSVNESGYSTAHSKFHADFVKYAKNYNYYNVFIIDSKTSNIIYTIHKESDFGANLKSEQYRNSPLLAVYNQTLKNPNEAIITDIGKYWPSFNAPAQFVGHSIKVDGQVVGSLIYQVPVPKYNSILTGNYGWEKHGLGKTGENILFGKDLIERTTSRFLHQNKDLFLKELAAINYSKDKIQYIQAQETSALSLKIESNDIATAVKDDSPKVLYYKDISDMTQIAAIQKIEVEGLSWFMLSKISREEAYETVAFLRNLMFIIVGISATVIVVFSFLLSTKLSNKISHIGMELKKGAENVLGSSTRIAEGSTELSTTTDQLAASVQETSSSISEISAMVTRSSESAEKASKLSKESKEKAEKGKLSVAEVKRIIELIHRSNEDVVQGVDKNNEKIEDINKVIQEISEKTKVINDIVFQTKLLSFNASVEAARAGEQGKGFAVVAEEVGNLASMSGKAAADIGLLLEDSTQKVSNIVQSSKEQMEKILVSAKKNVEDGIEKSGECEAILDEVLNSFQIVDQSVTEIATSAGEQAQGVHEITQAIQEIDTATQQNSDVASESSTRAEELRNQSDILSTIVLDMEEIVHGTREHTTYKKVERKPKKEVKKEKSTLKVVKKEPVVTKVAPAKKEAQSIEGIPSADDDRFEDII, encoded by the coding sequence ATGTCTCTTAAAAATAAGTTAATTATAAGCTTTTTAATGGCAGGTCTTATTCCAGCTCTAACTATTGGAATCATGTCCTATAAGTATTCATCCAATTCACTAGAGATGGAAATTAAAGAAAAGCTCGTTGCAATTAGAGAATCTAAATCATTTCAAATTCAAGAAATGATAAAGATTATGAAGACTCAAGTTAAAGATCTTGCAGAAAGTGGCTTAACAACTGGAGCCTATATAAATTTAAAAGCGGGATATGATAACTACACAAACGATATTGCAAATGCTGATGCCTACCAGGCCAAGAGTGATATTGAAAAATACTATAAAGATAACTTCGTTTCTGAGTTCAATAAGAAAAATGCAAATAAGATTGATGCTAAAGTCATTACATCGACTTTAAACGACACATCTCTTCTTCTACAAAGAGACTTCATTGCTAATAATTCAAATAAAGCTGGTGAAAAATATAAATTAATGAGTGTTAATGAATCGGGTTATTCTACAGCTCATAGTAAGTTTCATGCTGACTTTGTAAAGTATGCGAAGAATTATAATTACTACAATGTTTTCATAATTGATTCTAAGACAAGTAATATTATCTATACGATTCATAAAGAAAGTGATTTCGGTGCGAACTTAAAAAGTGAGCAATATAGGAATAGTCCTCTACTCGCCGTCTATAATCAAACTCTAAAAAATCCAAATGAAGCGATTATCACAGATATCGGAAAGTACTGGCCTAGTTTCAATGCTCCCGCTCAATTTGTCGGACATAGTATAAAAGTAGATGGACAAGTTGTGGGGTCTTTAATTTATCAAGTTCCTGTTCCTAAGTATAACTCTATTCTTACAGGAAACTATGGTTGGGAAAAGCACGGACTAGGAAAGACTGGTGAAAATATTCTCTTTGGTAAAGATCTCATCGAGAGAACAACCTCCAGGTTCCTACACCAGAATAAAGACTTATTTCTAAAAGAGCTAGCTGCTATTAATTATTCAAAAGATAAAATTCAATATATTCAAGCTCAAGAAACAAGTGCCCTCTCTCTAAAAATAGAGAGTAACGATATTGCAACAGCTGTTAAGGATGATTCTCCAAAAGTTCTCTACTACAAGGACATCTCTGATATGACTCAAATTGCGGCTATACAGAAAATAGAAGTCGAAGGGCTCTCTTGGTTTATGCTAAGTAAGATTAGCCGAGAAGAGGCCTATGAAACTGTCGCCTTTTTAAGAAATCTGATGTTCATAATTGTAGGGATATCTGCAACAGTCATAGTTGTATTCTCCTTTCTCTTGTCGACCAAACTTTCCAATAAAATTTCTCATATTGGAATGGAGCTAAAGAAAGGTGCTGAAAATGTTCTTGGAAGTAGTACTAGAATTGCAGAAGGTTCAACAGAACTTTCAACAACAACGGATCAATTGGCCGCAAGCGTACAAGAAACTTCCTCTTCAATAAGTGAGATTTCGGCCATGGTGACAAGAAGTTCTGAGTCCGCCGAAAAAGCCTCGAAGCTAAGTAAAGAAAGTAAAGAGAAAGCAGAAAAAGGAAAACTATCTGTTGCTGAAGTGAAGAGAATAATTGAGCTCATTCATAGAAGTAACGAAGATGTTGTTCAAGGTGTAGATAAGAATAACGAAAAGATTGAAGATATAAATAAAGTCATTCAAGAAATTTCTGAAAAAACAAAAGTTATCAATGACATTGTTTTTCAAACAAAGCTTCTCTCTTTCAACGCTTCAGTAGAAGCCGCAAGAGCAGGAGAACAAGGGAAAGGCTTTGCTGTCGTTGCTGAAGAAGTTGGAAACCTTGCCTCTATGTCAGGAAAGGCCGCTGCCGATATTGGGCTTCTCTTAGAAGATAGTACTCAGAAAGTAAGCAATATCGTTCAAAGTTCCAAAGAACAAATGGAGAAGATTCTCGTCTCGGCCAAGAAGAATGTTGAAGATGGTATTGAGAAATCTGGAGAATGTGAAGCGATATTAGATGAAGTTTTAAATAGCTTTCAAATTGTTGATCAATCAGTAACTGAAATTGCGACTTCTGCTGGAGAACAAGCACAAGGTGTTCATGAAATCACTCAGGCCATTCAAGAGATTGATACAGCAACACAGCAAAATTCAGATGTTGCCAGTGAATCTTCAACAAGAGCAGAAGAACTTAGAAATCAATCAGATATACTTTCAACTATTGTTCTAGATATGGAAGAAATTGTTCACGGAACAAGAGAGCACACGACTTATAAGAAAGTTGAAAGAAAACCTAAGAAAGAAGTAAAGAAAGAGAAATCAACATTGAAAGTTGTAAAAAAAGAACCGGTTGTGACTAAAGTAGCTCCTGCCAAGAAAGAAGCTCAATCAATAGAGGGAATTCCTTCTGCTGATGATGATCGTTTTGAAGATATTATTTAA
- a CDS encoding YaiI/YqxD family protein, whose translation MSEKAKFKIWIDADACPKVVKETVFKTSSRLSIEVVLVANSFMSFPHTPFIRFVHVDQGADVADQYIVDHISSDDVAITADIPLAALIVESGAIAINPRGELYTEENVSERLSMRDFMQDLRDSGIDTGGPAPFGPKDKESFTNSLNRIVTKKLKN comes from the coding sequence ATGAGTGAAAAAGCGAAATTTAAAATATGGATTGATGCAGATGCCTGTCCAAAAGTAGTTAAAGAGACTGTTTTTAAAACATCATCTCGTTTGTCGATAGAGGTGGTCTTGGTGGCCAATAGTTTTATGAGTTTTCCTCATACTCCATTTATTCGCTTTGTTCACGTTGACCAAGGTGCAGATGTGGCAGATCAGTATATAGTTGATCATATTTCCAGCGATGACGTGGCCATAACCGCAGATATTCCTCTTGCCGCTCTAATTGTTGAATCAGGAGCAATTGCCATCAATCCTAGAGGAGAGCTCTATACTGAAGAGAATGTCTCCGAGAGGCTTTCTATGCGCGACTTTATGCAAGACCTTAGAGATAGCGGCATTGATACCGGAGGTCCAGCTCCTTTTGGTCCTAAAGATAAGGAGAGTTTTACAAATTCCTTAAACCGGATTGTGACAAAGAAGCTTAAAAACTAG